A genome region from Candidatus Zixiibacteriota bacterium includes the following:
- a CDS encoding cytochrome c biogenesis protein CcdA — protein sequence MRILIALAFSFLSCGGTALADVAQFGLGGAEEDLVSVSTVFSQTAALPGGTYSGAVVVDIVPGWHINSSRPHQEYLIPAAVTFDTITGLTPTDLRYPAGSDEKLADEVMSVYSDRVVIPFDIRVAADLAHGEHTLPVRFTYQPCNDRECRAPQTVDVPITILVGPSGGPANTAVFAQAESTESTSPPQNPAGESELERLIREYGSWGYFLVLGVAFVTGLLLSFSPCTYPMIPITVSIFAGQERTVGRGFFLSLVYVGTMAVVYGIMGLIVSLLGGVFGAWLASPPVVIGIVIVFVVFALSMFGQYDLNVPSALRQKLGTGRAGGGVAGSIVLGVIAALVVSPCVGPFVAGILLYIATTGSPVIGFLTLFFFALGLGTLFVLIGTFSSAINRLPRSGEWMETVKKFFGFVLLLMAVFFLQTLISPALTALITALLLLAFGVFGGGVDRLTSEAGFFLRLKKFLGLTALLVGAYLLLALLFTEGFILPSLSGSFSRSEQGTIIETTGITGWVDNLETGLSRAKAEGRPVIIDTWATWCANCKVLEKKTFRDADVGREAARFVPIKVQLEKENSPETLAFKARFGLKTYSLPTTLLLGSDGQVSRILVGVIGPDDFISELRQVR from the coding sequence GTGCGTATTCTGATTGCATTGGCATTTAGTTTTCTTTCTTGCGGCGGGACAGCCCTTGCGGATGTAGCCCAATTTGGATTGGGAGGCGCCGAGGAGGACCTGGTCAGTGTGTCCACGGTCTTCTCGCAGACTGCGGCATTGCCGGGCGGAACTTATTCCGGCGCAGTAGTGGTCGATATCGTCCCCGGGTGGCACATAAACTCTTCTCGCCCTCACCAGGAATATCTGATTCCAGCCGCTGTGACGTTTGATACGATTACCGGCCTTACGCCGACTGATTTGCGTTATCCGGCCGGTTCCGACGAAAAACTTGCTGACGAGGTCATGTCGGTGTACTCCGATCGCGTCGTTATTCCCTTCGATATACGAGTAGCCGCCGATCTGGCCCACGGGGAACACACGCTTCCGGTTCGCTTCACATACCAGCCCTGCAATGATCGCGAGTGCCGCGCCCCGCAGACGGTCGATGTTCCAATCACGATTCTCGTAGGACCATCGGGGGGACCGGCCAACACCGCTGTTTTCGCACAGGCTGAATCGACCGAATCTACCTCGCCACCACAAAACCCGGCCGGCGAATCTGAACTGGAAAGGCTCATCCGCGAATACGGGTCGTGGGGGTATTTCCTGGTGCTCGGTGTGGCGTTTGTGACCGGTCTGCTTTTGTCTTTCTCGCCGTGTACTTACCCGATGATCCCCATTACCGTCAGCATATTCGCCGGTCAGGAGCGCACTGTCGGGCGCGGCTTCTTCCTGTCGCTGGTTTATGTGGGGACCATGGCGGTGGTGTACGGAATAATGGGGCTGATCGTCTCACTGCTGGGCGGTGTGTTCGGCGCCTGGTTGGCCAGCCCGCCGGTTGTTATCGGAATCGTCATCGTATTCGTTGTTTTCGCACTGTCGATGTTCGGCCAGTACGACCTGAACGTGCCCAGTGCACTCAGGCAGAAACTGGGCACCGGACGCGCCGGCGGGGGGGTGGCCGGATCGATCGTGCTCGGAGTGATCGCCGCGCTGGTAGTTTCTCCGTGCGTTGGCCCGTTTGTCGCCGGCATCCTTCTCTATATCGCCACCACCGGCTCGCCGGTTATCGGTTTCCTGACGCTGTTCTTCTTCGCGCTCGGGCTGGGAACGCTCTTTGTCCTCATAGGGACGTTCTCGTCGGCAATCAACCGCCTGCCCCGATCCGGCGAGTGGATGGAAACGGTCAAGAAGTTCTTCGGCTTTGTGCTGCTGCTGATGGCTGTCTTTTTCCTCCAGACTTTGATAAGCCCCGCTCTGACTGCGCTGATCACCGCGCTCTTGCTTCTCGCGTTTGGCGTATTCGGGGGCGGGGTTGATAGACTTACGTCCGAGGCCGGGTTCTTCCTGCGACTGAAGAAATTCCTCGGCCTGACCGCACTGCTGGTGGGCGCATATTTGCTGTTGGCGCTTCTCTTCACGGAGGGTTTCATATTGCCGTCCCTCTCCGGCTCCTTCTCGCGCTCGGAGCAAGGCACCATTATTGAAACCACCGGCATAACTGGCTGGGTGGATAATCTTGAAACCGGGCTGTCGCGGGCCAAAGCCGAAGGCCGTCCGGTCATCATCGACACCTGGGCCACCTGGTGCGCCAACTGTAAGGTGCTCGAGAAGAAGACCTTCCGTGATGCCGACGTTGGCCGCGAGGCCGCGAGATTCGTTCCCATCAAAGTACAACTGGAGAAGGAAAACTCCCCCGAGACATTGGCCTTCAAGGCTCGTTTCGGCCTTAAGACTTACTCTCTACCCACGACGCTGCTGCTCGGCTCCGACGGCCAGGTGAGCAGAATCCTGGTCGGTGTGATCGGGCCGGATGATTTTATCTCTGAGCTGCGCCAGGTTCGCTGA
- a CDS encoding DUF2064 domain-containing protein — protein sequence MPSKKNNTAVVAICVQEPTEDGSRMDLGAIQGDALRFLHQAFISDTIVNAISVPSADIRLYYIDEPERARLIKIVTDYVTKKLAGRKNGFDERFSSHPMAPEGWGARIEKVFRDCFDAGYRNVLLVGSRTPTFTGNMMRTALRMLQQSDAVFGPTPEGRYYTIGMSQSYHISLSEFDWKSPSIYNDVATAFTNKQLSWSELEIWYAVESSEELDLMARDINQYRFEADDTTARETELVMERLISKLDT from the coding sequence ATGCCGTCGAAAAAAAACAACACCGCCGTCGTCGCCATATGTGTTCAGGAGCCGACCGAGGATGGATCCCGGATGGACCTGGGTGCGATCCAGGGCGACGCTCTCAGGTTTCTCCACCAGGCGTTTATTAGCGATACGATTGTTAATGCCATCTCCGTTCCATCGGCAGATATACGGCTGTATTACATCGACGAGCCGGAACGCGCCCGGCTGATCAAAATCGTCACCGACTATGTTACCAAGAAATTGGCTGGCCGGAAGAACGGTTTTGACGAACGGTTCTCGTCACATCCGATGGCCCCCGAAGGGTGGGGGGCGCGTATTGAAAAGGTCTTCAGAGACTGTTTCGATGCCGGCTACCGTAACGTGCTTCTGGTAGGCAGCCGGACTCCGACCTTTACGGGCAACATGATGCGGACCGCCCTGCGTATGCTGCAGCAATCCGACGCTGTTTTCGGGCCTACCCCTGAGGGGCGTTACTATACGATTGGCATGTCGCAATCGTATCATATCAGCCTTTCGGAATTCGACTGGAAGTCGCCATCGATCTACAACGATGTAGCCACGGCGTTTACCAACAAGCAGCTAAGCTGGTCGGAGCTCGAGATCTGGTACGCGGTGGAAAGCTCCGAGGAGCTCGATCTGATGGCGCGTGATATCAACCAGTACCGTTTCGAGGCCGACGACACGACCGCCCGTGAGACCGAACTGGTGATGGAGCGGCTGATCTCCAAGCTGGACACATAG
- a CDS encoding creatininase family protein: MERRLQKLNWLQIKELVPKTVDTALLPIGTVEAHGSACIGTDNIIPETIAEGIAERVGALIAPTINYGITRSLYRYAGGMTIRPETFKAYVADVLESLSHSGLHNIIVLNGHGGNNAALKDAAFEFHAKTSSNVAVVHWWELCDNLDRQFWGHPGGHAGTNECAIVQAIDPDQLSRDDYDPTMAWWFRPGADIYPVPGTILLYEKGVGYPEFDMNKARQYRDAVIKEVGDFVSDVIARWRRFGL, from the coding sequence ATGGAACGCCGCCTCCAGAAGCTGAACTGGCTGCAGATAAAGGAACTGGTGCCGAAGACCGTGGACACCGCGTTGCTACCGATCGGCACGGTGGAAGCTCACGGTTCGGCGTGTATCGGCACCGACAATATCATTCCCGAGACTATCGCTGAAGGCATCGCCGAGCGCGTTGGTGCCCTCATCGCACCCACCATAAACTATGGCATAACCCGGTCGCTCTACCGTTATGCCGGCGGCATGACCATCCGTCCTGAAACTTTCAAGGCGTATGTCGCCGACGTCCTCGAATCGCTCTCCCATAGCGGACTTCACAACATCATAGTTCTAAATGGTCATGGCGGCAATAATGCCGCCCTCAAAGACGCGGCGTTTGAATTCCACGCGAAAACGAGCAGCAATGTTGCGGTGGTGCACTGGTGGGAACTGTGCGACAACCTCGACCGCCAATTCTGGGGCCACCCGGGCGGCCACGCCGGCACCAATGAATGCGCGATTGTGCAGGCGATTGACCCGGATCAGCTCAGCCGCGATGACTACGACCCCACAATGGCCTGGTGGTTTCGACCCGGTGCCGACATCTATCCCGTGCCCGGCACCATTCTCCTCTATGAGAAGGGGGTCGGGTATCCCGAATTCGACATGAACAAAGCCAGACAATACCGCGATGCGGTCATCAAAGAAGTGGGTGATTTCGTCTCTGACGTGATAGCGCGCTGGCGCCGCTTTGGGCTGTGA
- a CDS encoding YjbH domain-containing protein, translated as MLRSTMVAVCTMFALSATVRAQDPEEMEPASHTLFDIAPRQLVDMPTAGTLPRGDFQIGLRLYSGGGAMGNTDIGLSNRFQLGISFGGTEIVSAQDPQWNPHIGFSLKFRVIDELEYFPAIAVGFTDQGYGVFREDYDRYTYKSRGFYAVASRNFYFYRWTSGWHFGINRSLEDEIDGDSDFNLFGGLDATFNYNLALLLEYDAALNDDRGEYPQVSGKGRGYLNLSVKWLFAENLELEVLFKDMLVNRRESSTITREVRMMYIDHF; from the coding sequence ATGCTGAGATCAACGATGGTGGCCGTCTGCACGATGTTTGCGCTGTCGGCGACGGTCCGGGCGCAGGATCCGGAGGAAATGGAACCGGCCAGTCATACATTGTTCGACATAGCCCCTCGCCAGTTGGTAGACATGCCGACTGCCGGCACCTTGCCGCGCGGGGATTTTCAAATCGGGCTGAGACTGTATTCCGGCGGCGGGGCGATGGGCAATACCGATATCGGGCTATCCAATCGTTTTCAGTTGGGCATTTCTTTCGGCGGGACGGAGATTGTCTCGGCCCAGGATCCCCAGTGGAATCCGCATATCGGGTTCAGCCTCAAGTTCCGCGTGATCGATGAGCTGGAGTATTTCCCGGCGATCGCGGTCGGCTTCACCGACCAGGGGTACGGGGTCTTCCGCGAGGACTATGACCGGTACACGTATAAGTCGCGCGGCTTCTATGCGGTGGCCAGCCGCAATTTCTACTTTTACCGGTGGACATCCGGGTGGCACTTTGGGATCAATCGATCACTTGAAGACGAGATTGACGGGGATTCGGATTTCAATCTGTTCGGTGGCCTCGACGCCACCTTCAACTACAACCTGGCGCTGCTTCTGGAGTACGACGCCGCTCTGAACGACGATCGCGGGGAGTATCCGCAGGTGTCCGGCAAGGGCCGCGGATATCTCAACCTGTCAGTCAAATGGTTGTTTGCGGAGAATCTCGAGCTGGAGGTTCTGTTCAAGGACATGTTGGTGAACCGGCGGGAATCGTCGACCATCACGCGCGAAGTCAGGATGATGTATATCGATCACTTCTGA
- a CDS encoding aminotransferase class IV — protein MNSPRKAHTVTTINGRLVPRREAKISVFDNSLLYADGLFETFLACDERVMFLDEHLDRLYKGSRVIDLAPPVERDTLAKWMRSTLRAHRSRIKKLRLTVTSGEAAKWVGVAGRPQVILSAASHRLPTEPFRLQLSEFRVDQDSEFRRIKTLSYAIHAAAIKRALQSGYDDALMLNQKGHVSEVTSANIFWRKGPALFTPPLSSGCLEGVTRSVVFSCADALGVKVIERSAPLRTLFEADEVFICSSLKLVIGVSEIGVNQKRIRFADGPVTRRFADWMLQITGI, from the coding sequence GTGAATTCACCGCGGAAGGCCCATACGGTCACGACTATCAACGGACGCCTGGTACCCAGGCGTGAAGCGAAGATCTCCGTATTCGACAATTCGTTGCTGTATGCCGACGGCCTGTTCGAGACGTTTCTCGCCTGCGATGAGCGGGTGATGTTCCTCGACGAGCACCTGGACCGGCTATATAAAGGCTCGCGGGTAATCGATCTGGCGCCGCCGGTCGAACGTGACACCCTGGCGAAGTGGATGAGATCAACCCTGCGGGCGCATCGGTCGCGGATCAAGAAGCTGCGGCTGACGGTTACCTCGGGCGAGGCGGCCAAGTGGGTCGGCGTGGCCGGAAGACCACAGGTGATTCTCTCCGCCGCATCGCACCGACTGCCCACCGAACCGTTCCGATTACAGTTATCTGAATTCCGGGTCGATCAGGATTCCGAATTCCGTCGCATCAAGACGCTATCTTATGCGATCCATGCCGCTGCGATCAAGCGTGCTCTGCAGAGCGGCTACGACGATGCCCTGATGCTCAACCAGAAAGGGCATGTGTCCGAGGTTACTTCGGCCAACATCTTCTGGCGCAAGGGACCAGCGCTGTTTACGCCGCCGCTATCTTCGGGGTGTCTCGAGGGGGTAACACGCTCGGTGGTTTTCTCGTGTGCTGACGCGTTGGGCGTGAAGGTCATCGAAAGGAGCGCGCCGCTCCGAACTCTGTTCGAGGCTGATGAAGTCTTCATCTGCAGCTCGCTCAAACTCGTAATCGGAGTTTCGGAGATTGGCGTGAATCAAAAGCGGATCCGGTTTGCCGACGGGCCGGTCACCCGCCGATTTGCGGACTGGATGCTCCAAATAACCGGTATCTGA
- a CDS encoding anthranilate synthase component I family protein, with protein MAPPLLTSYGLSLLPVDCFAPLARRRGSIWLDSSLTRNDRGRYSYLAARPVGEIRLARGRTEVVDSRGGVRQYDRDEFVGELEKIRLSNDLTAIGFISYEATLPWLGLSPSYSQETPDAHFFVYDRLHRYDNLTGEYSDTDLATQLHETDTYRESDTSVEPPTEPAITPYLTRDEYLNLVAIIKHDIREGDIYQANLTSRFDVRYGLGPFAAYLRLRRLNPCWYGGFLNFGDYQVLSSSPERMLLWQNDRIVSSPIKGTIARGRDADETERNLQALLHSEKDRAELVMIVDLVRNDLGKFARTGSVRVDNLCRTEVHSSLIHLVADVSAETEPGCTLAEVLRALLPGGSITGCPKRRAVEILRELEVSPRSVYTGCIGYVGSGRAEFNIAIRTMVHRNGIFRIHAGGGIVADSDPEAEYAELLLKARNLFHSLGVTL; from the coding sequence ATGGCCCCCCCGCTGCTCACATCATACGGTCTGAGCCTGCTTCCCGTTGACTGTTTTGCGCCCCTCGCGCGGAGGCGCGGTTCAATCTGGCTGGACTCATCGCTCACCAGAAACGACAGGGGCCGGTACTCATACCTCGCCGCGAGGCCGGTCGGCGAAATCCGTCTGGCCCGAGGGCGAACCGAAGTTGTCGACAGTCGCGGCGGAGTCCGCCAATACGACCGGGATGAGTTCGTGGGCGAGTTAGAAAAGATCAGGCTTTCGAATGACCTGACCGCAATCGGCTTTATATCCTACGAAGCCACTCTCCCCTGGCTCGGGCTTTCGCCCAGCTATTCGCAGGAGACACCCGACGCCCATTTCTTCGTGTATGATCGCCTCCACAGATACGACAATCTCACCGGCGAGTACTCGGATACTGACCTGGCGACGCAGTTGCATGAAACAGACACCTATCGCGAGTCTGACACATCGGTGGAGCCTCCAACTGAGCCGGCCATCACGCCTTACCTCACTCGTGACGAATATTTGAATCTCGTGGCGATCATAAAGCACGATATCCGCGAGGGTGACATCTATCAGGCTAATCTCACGAGTCGCTTTGATGTGCGCTACGGACTGGGGCCGTTTGCGGCCTATTTGCGACTGCGGCGACTTAACCCCTGCTGGTACGGGGGTTTTCTGAACTTTGGCGACTATCAGGTGCTGTCATCGTCGCCGGAGAGAATGCTCCTCTGGCAGAATGATCGTATCGTCAGTTCGCCTATCAAGGGGACTATCGCCCGTGGCCGGGACGCGGATGAAACCGAGCGGAATCTCCAGGCGCTGCTTCATTCAGAAAAAGACCGCGCCGAACTGGTGATGATAGTCGATCTCGTGCGCAACGACCTGGGCAAATTCGCCCGCACCGGATCAGTGCGGGTCGATAATCTGTGCCGGACCGAGGTTCATTCGTCGCTGATTCATCTGGTTGCGGATGTCTCTGCGGAAACCGAACCCGGGTGCACCCTCGCCGAGGTACTGCGCGCACTTTTGCCGGGCGGGTCGATAACCGGCTGCCCTAAGCGGCGTGCGGTCGAAATTCTGCGCGAGCTGGAAGTTTCGCCGCGCTCGGTCTATACCGGTTGTATCGGGTATGTCGGATCGGGTCGCGCCGAGTTCAATATAGCAATCCGCACCATGGTACATAGAAACGGCATTTTTCGGATTCATGCAGGCGGCGGTATAGTCGCGGACAGCGATCCCGAGGCTGAATACGCGGAGCTGCTGCTGAAAGCGCGCAACCTGTTTCACTCGCTGGGAGTGACCTTGTGA
- a CDS encoding DUF401 family protein: protein MDALKLGLVLLAIIIALKRKVPVGITLLAMGPLTAVIYQVPLGPLMEGYWTVTRSQQFISLTALVVLITVMGNLLQALGYLGRLSAACQNLPGGARTAVAVLPPLIGLMPMPGGSLLSAPLVNSVLSYPRYSAHFKCAANYWFRHLVEFMWPIYAGVVLTAALTGMSIGRVSLLQAPYTVAMLLIGLLVFTRRIHNESPQGGSLWQPLKGIAGSIWPVAAAVLLYGLLKVELSLAALLALLALIIISRPSRAVLWDAIKPGLAPDLLVLIFGVLSFQKVLDLSGGIAAVTRLATSYHLPEELLIPLVCFVIGMLTGMVSAYIGLGYSLLAGLLYQPELNPGYILLAALGGYMGMMLSPAHLCLILTNQYFGSDLLKVVKTLLPALLMLAAVGCGLYLLGWGGLFA from the coding sequence ATGGACGCCCTAAAGCTCGGCCTCGTCCTGCTGGCCATTATCATAGCGCTCAAGCGCAAAGTGCCGGTGGGAATAACGCTCCTGGCCATGGGACCATTGACTGCAGTAATCTACCAGGTCCCTTTGGGACCGCTCATGGAGGGTTACTGGACAGTCACGCGGTCTCAGCAGTTCATTTCCCTGACTGCTCTTGTGGTGTTAATCACGGTCATGGGCAACCTGCTTCAGGCGCTCGGCTACCTGGGGCGGCTGTCTGCAGCCTGCCAGAATCTCCCCGGTGGGGCCAGGACCGCGGTTGCCGTGCTTCCACCGCTGATCGGGTTGATGCCGATGCCCGGCGGGTCGCTATTATCGGCGCCACTGGTCAATTCGGTGTTGAGTTATCCTCGCTATTCGGCCCACTTCAAGTGCGCCGCCAATTATTGGTTTCGACACCTGGTGGAGTTCATGTGGCCGATCTACGCCGGAGTGGTGCTCACCGCCGCGCTGACCGGCATGTCGATCGGCCGCGTCTCGCTGTTGCAGGCGCCCTACACGGTTGCCATGCTCCTGATCGGTCTTCTGGTGTTTACCCGCCGGATACACAACGAGTCACCTCAGGGCGGATCACTCTGGCAACCGCTCAAGGGAATTGCCGGATCGATCTGGCCCGTGGCGGCGGCGGTCCTGCTTTATGGCCTCCTGAAAGTAGAACTGTCCCTCGCGGCACTTCTGGCGTTGCTGGCTTTGATTATCATCTCGCGCCCATCGAGAGCGGTACTCTGGGACGCGATCAAGCCCGGACTCGCGCCCGATCTTCTCGTTCTGATATTCGGCGTACTCTCGTTTCAGAAAGTGCTTGACCTGTCGGGCGGTATTGCGGCGGTCACTCGCCTGGCCACCAGCTACCACCTTCCAGAGGAACTGCTCATACCGCTGGTCTGTTTTGTCATCGGCATGTTGACCGGCATGGTCTCGGCGTACATAGGCCTGGGCTACTCGTTGCTTGCGGGACTGCTATACCAACCGGAGTTGAACCCCGGATATATATTGCTCGCCGCCCTGGGTGGGTATATGGGTATGATGCTCTCTCCGGCGCATCTGTGTCTGATCCTGACGAATCAGTACTTCGGCAGTGACCTGCTGAAAGTGGTTAAGACCCTGTTGCCGGCTCTGCTCATGCTGGCGGCTGTCGGCTGCGGACTCTACTTACTTGGCTGGGGTGGTCTGTTCGCGTAA
- a CDS encoding sigma-70 family RNA polymerase sigma factor: MNKQSEKDIDFTLMRAIQKGDMVAFNAMVNRYKDRLMNVIGRMLASQEEAEDIVQETFVRVYQHRQSFNFQHCFSTWIYTIGLNLARNELRKRRRFKFFEISELQGNEKEFAVDPKLPSRLPDMLNEAVDTLPRKYREAFLLRDIEEMPYEEVARVLDVPLGTVKSRVNRARLMLREKLQPRMEEQNALSKGTLLAVSSLL, translated from the coding sequence ATGAACAAACAGAGCGAAAAAGATATCGACTTCACTCTGATGCGGGCTATCCAGAAAGGCGACATGGTAGCGTTCAACGCCATGGTCAACCGGTACAAGGACCGGCTGATGAATGTGATCGGCCGGATGCTGGCCTCACAGGAGGAAGCCGAGGATATCGTTCAGGAGACTTTTGTTCGGGTGTACCAGCATCGCCAGTCGTTCAATTTCCAGCACTGTTTCTCGACATGGATCTACACGATAGGCCTGAATCTGGCCCGGAACGAACTCCGCAAGCGACGCCGATTCAAGTTTTTCGAGATATCGGAACTTCAGGGCAACGAAAAAGAATTCGCCGTTGATCCCAAGCTGCCGAGCCGTCTGCCCGACATGCTGAACGAAGCGGTCGACACCTTGCCGCGGAAATACCGCGAGGCGTTCCTCCTTCGAGACATCGAGGAGATGCCCTACGAAGAGGTTGCCAGGGTGTTGGATGTGCCACTGGGTACGGTCAAGTCGCGTGTCAACCGGGCCCGGCTGATGCTTAGGGAGAAACTGCAACCGAGGATGGAGGAACAGAATGCGCTGTCGAAAGGCACGCTCCTTGCTGTCAGCAGCCTGCTCTGA
- a CDS encoding zf-HC2 domain-containing protein, translating to MRCRKARSLLSAACSDELGIRRQAAVREHLASCPACRKEASYYMAVRHAAGELPQKSLSEDFNTRLLNRIAQERFKEARTAAYLPHRVPRLSLRVYVPAAVAVALALFAVSLIDRQDSFVPSSAENRQLPEPLDDRYLTVQPDRNPNLSMGLSGNWSLRQQLDRAERLDHISRGLTNPYGFGNLHLAGSRVSAYGVDLVAIPRSSQQVPVFRYYRISGGADSREDGQAY from the coding sequence ATGCGCTGTCGAAAGGCACGCTCCTTGCTGTCAGCAGCCTGCTCTGATGAGCTGGGTATTCGCAGACAGGCCGCAGTTCGGGAACACTTGGCGTCATGTCCGGCATGTCGCAAGGAAGCGTCGTACTACATGGCGGTGCGTCACGCGGCCGGTGAACTGCCGCAAAAGTCGTTGAGCGAAGACTTCAACACCCGTTTGCTGAACCGTATCGCGCAGGAGCGATTCAAGGAAGCTCGCACCGCTGCTTATCTGCCGCACCGGGTTCCGAGATTATCTCTGCGAGTTTATGTGCCCGCGGCGGTGGCTGTCGCGCTGGCGCTATTTGCGGTTAGCCTCATTGATAGGCAGGATTCTTTCGTTCCGAGCAGCGCCGAAAACAGGCAGCTTCCCGAGCCATTAGATGACCGATATCTGACCGTCCAGCCGGATCGCAACCCAAACCTCTCAATGGGGCTATCCGGGAACTGGTCGCTCAGGCAGCAGCTGGACCGGGCGGAGCGGCTCGATCACATCTCGCGGGGACTCACCAACCCGTACGGTTTCGGCAACCTGCACCTGGCCGGGAGCCGGGTAAGCGCCTATGGTGTGGACCTTGTGGCGATTCCGAGAAGCTCGCAGCAGGTACCGGTATTCCGGTACTACAGGATTTCCGGCGGTGCCGACAGCAGGGAGGATGGACAGGCATACTGA
- a CDS encoding S1C family serine protease, translating to MIKRSARAAARIASVLLSAAFFACGDSAAQSSLDGLESGLTDLIYRLSRSVVTVEASRQLSAARFGAGIDETYQKETTTGVVVDSNGLILAPVRSVLGFDRLTVGYEGRSVPAEIVAVDYQTELALLRAAEPGGSAAEPDRQHACAGQVVVALGHAFGLRSSPALGFCAGLRDDGTLQFSIPNSGGRLGSGVFDLGGHLLGIVAEPTLNDPSLVMAVPAYQIPELVRHLAHYGDRQSGFVGITSQEIEISPGLPIPRTTAVPVVSGYRPGTIERGVVVTTVLPSSPAARAGLMVGDLIYAVDYMPVNSASGLAHLVRQSQPGTRLQIDILRRTQFLSLPLIVGRKSITLGTVSPTVPGSDQSRLVDSLRHELETMRGQLNRLEKRLDAIKRD from the coding sequence ATGATAAAGCGCTCTGCCAGGGCTGCCGCGAGGATCGCAAGCGTCCTTTTGTCGGCAGCCTTTTTTGCCTGTGGGGATTCGGCCGCACAATCGTCTCTCGATGGACTGGAAAGCGGGCTGACAGATTTGATCTATCGCCTGTCACGCTCGGTGGTGACGGTCGAGGCCTCTCGCCAGCTATCGGCCGCCCGGTTTGGGGCCGGCATCGATGAGACCTACCAAAAGGAGACCACCACCGGCGTGGTTGTGGACTCCAACGGGCTCATCCTTGCGCCGGTTCGCTCGGTACTCGGATTCGATCGTCTGACGGTTGGATACGAGGGGCGAAGCGTTCCGGCCGAGATCGTTGCCGTGGATTACCAGACCGAGCTGGCCCTGCTCCGGGCCGCTGAGCCGGGCGGATCTGCGGCCGAGCCTGATAGGCAACATGCCTGCGCCGGGCAGGTGGTAGTCGCGCTCGGGCACGCCTTCGGTCTTAGATCGTCGCCTGCGCTTGGGTTCTGCGCGGGGCTGCGCGATGATGGTACGCTTCAGTTTTCAATACCCAACTCCGGAGGGCGGCTCGGCAGCGGCGTTTTCGATCTCGGAGGTCATCTCCTGGGAATTGTCGCCGAGCCGACGCTCAACGATCCGTCACTTGTGATGGCCGTTCCCGCCTATCAGATCCCCGAGCTGGTCCGTCACTTGGCGCACTATGGAGATCGGCAGTCCGGTTTTGTCGGGATCACCTCTCAGGAGATCGAAATCAGCCCTGGTTTACCGATACCGCGCACCACGGCTGTTCCAGTCGTCTCAGGTTACAGACCGGGCACGATCGAACGAGGTGTGGTTGTCACTACTGTTTTGCCGAGCTCGCCCGCGGCTCGGGCCGGCCTGATGGTGGGCGATCTGATTTATGCTGTCGATTACATGCCTGTAAACTCCGCTTCGGGTCTGGCTCACCTGGTCAGGCAGAGCCAGCCAGGGACCCGCCTGCAGATCGACATTCTCCGGCGGACGCAATTCCTTAGTCTTCCTCTGATTGTTGGCCGCAAGAGCATCACGCTGGGGACAGTCTCGCCAACCGTACCCGGTTCGGATCAGAGCCGCCTTGTCGATTCACTCCGCCACGAGCTCGAAACTATGCGTGGCCAGCTCAACCGCCTCGAAAAGCGGCTCGACGCCATCAAAAGAGATTAA
- a CDS encoding carboxymuconolactone decarboxylase family protein, producing the protein MQESLAACLADFRPERNQTTRALALYSAAIAVSDTESLQQAATICRGLGASHEQVYEVMLQSYLFLGFPRMLTAAERLNDGNAGILRDPVDAALWLERGQRLCRQVYDSNYEPLKQRVEHMAPEIFLWMELEGYGKVLSRPGLDIVDREMAIVSCLMIENRPVQLHSHLRGAINVGAAPEIIRDVISDLAPVAPDGYAAAVELMKKLGLF; encoded by the coding sequence ATGCAGGAAAGTCTCGCCGCCTGTCTGGCTGATTTTCGCCCCGAGCGCAATCAGACCACACGGGCGTTGGCCCTCTATTCGGCGGCGATTGCCGTTTCCGATACGGAGTCGCTGCAACAAGCGGCGACTATCTGTCGCGGCCTTGGAGCGTCCCACGAGCAAGTGTACGAGGTCATGCTCCAGTCGTATCTCTTCCTCGGCTTTCCGCGTATGCTGACCGCTGCAGAGCGTCTGAATGACGGGAATGCCGGTATCCTACGAGACCCTGTCGATGCCGCCCTGTGGCTGGAGCGGGGCCAGAGGCTCTGCCGCCAGGTTTACGACAGCAATTATGAGCCGCTGAAGCAGCGGGTTGAGCACATGGCGCCGGAGATCTTTCTCTGGATGGAACTCGAGGGGTACGGCAAGGTGCTTTCGCGACCCGGTCTGGACATTGTTGATCGCGAGATGGCCATAGTGTCGTGCCTCATGATCGAGAATCGTCCGGTGCAGCTGCATTCGCACCTGCGTGGCGCAATCAATGTCGGCGCCGCGCCCGAAATCATCCGGGATGTCATTTCCGATCTCGCGCCGGTTGCGCCCGACGGGTATGCTGCGGCTGTGGAACTCATGAAGAAACTCGGGTTGTTCTGA